A DNA window from bacterium contains the following coding sequences:
- a CDS encoding (2Fe-2S)-binding protein codes for MMSKRILCRCEDVTRAEFREAYAEGFTELESLKRYTGVSTGFCQGKGCLVESALELSSLRDVPPGDICLTNIRPPVEPVTFAELARLEPPPLLDDLKRTSAAAGPQRPDTGDET; via the coding sequence ATCATGAGCAAGCGCATCCTCTGCCGCTGCGAGGACGTGACCCGTGCGGAGTTCCGCGAGGCCTACGCCGAGGGGTTCACCGAGCTGGAGTCCCTGAAGCGCTACACGGGCGTGAGCACCGGGTTCTGCCAGGGCAAGGGCTGCCTCGTCGAATCCGCGCTGGAACTCTCCTCGCTGCGGGACGTGCCGCCCGGCGACATATGCCTGACCAACATCCGGCCGCCGGTCGAGCCGGTGACCTTCGCCGAGCTGGCGCGCCTCGAGCCGCCGCCCCTGCTCGACGACCTGAAGCGCACTTCCGCCGCCGCAGGCCCGCAACGGCCAGACACCGGGGACGAGACATGA